One stretch of Carassius gibelio isolate Cgi1373 ecotype wild population from Czech Republic chromosome B1, carGib1.2-hapl.c, whole genome shotgun sequence DNA includes these proteins:
- the LOC127948712 gene encoding interferon gamma receptor 1, whose protein sequence is MRTQIYISVTVLILFLKKSDLEAVRVPSPESVSVQCDSYGVEARWKYPEVHQDVYFQVKVKDEFTERDSNRTKNLHLNISSMLFRPAYNRYCVTVTAVRGGEKSDPSDFFIFSFNEKAAAYIKCYLDFPEVELSPKDGRLHVQFTNPLHLYRNSPALRDLSDHLEYCIETDQGKNKVCETCQMKQNASCETSLVFSEHRGEYCFSLTGNIGQSIFNPRSSCFTGDIRRYTPFTVYLYPVLGVTLTLLFISGIIILLEKKCNSEMKKKVPSMFPHFFDFGETQSHLPKTLCVVADKVEPHLQIELVEDPEEQTSLVPLSDNKDLERVYSEDKNSYGPNDLVEDEQSDLSDFYDCPHAPKQKREMSPGDTVDSYGPKLL, encoded by the exons ATGCGGACACAGATCTATATCAGTGTCACTGTCTTGatcctgtttttaaaaaaatccgaCTTGGAGG CTGTGAGAGTCCCGTCTCCTGAGAGCGTGTCTGTTCAGTGTGACAGCTATGGAGTCGAAGCTCGATGGAAATATCCTGAGGTTCATCAGGACGTTTACTTCCAGGTGAAGGTGAAAGATGAGTTCACTGAAAG ggacTCTAATCGTACAAAAAATCTGCATTTAAACATATCCAGCATGCTGTTTCGGCCAGCATACAACCGTTACTGTGTCACCGTGACGGCTGTGCGTGGAGGAGAGAAGTCAGACCCATCTGACTTTTTTATCTTCAGCTTTAATGAAAAGGCTGCTGCCTATATTAAGT GTTATTTGGATTTTCCTGAGGTTGAACTTTCTCCTAAAGACGGCAGACTTCACGTCCAGTTCACCAACCCTCTTCATCTGTACAGAAACTCACCGGCTCTGCGTGACCTCAGCGATCATCTGGAATACTGTATCGAAACAGACCAG gggAAGAATAAAGTCTGTGAAACCTGTCAAATGAAGCAAAATGCATCATGTGAGACGTCTCTTGTGTTTTCTGAGCACAGAGGCGAATACTGCTTCAGTCTGACTGGAAATATTGGACAGAGTATTTTCAATCCCAGAAGCAGCTGTTTCACAGGAGACATACGAAGAT ATACTCCGTTCACCGTGTACTTGTATCCAGTGCTGGGGGTCACTTTAACACTGCTGTTCATAAGCGGCATCATTATACTGTTAGAGAAGAAGTGCAACTCAGAAATGAAGAAGAAGGTCCCCTCTATGTTCCCGCATTTCTTT GATTTCGGTGAAACACAATCGCACCTGCCGAAAACACTGTGTGTGGTGGCAGATAAAGTGGAGCCACATCTGCAGATCGAACTGGTTGAGGACCCTGAGGAGCAAACATCGCTGGTACCATTGTCCGATAACAAGGATCTGGAAAGAGTCTACTCAGAAGATAAAAACTCCTATGGGCCTAATGACCTTGTTGAAGATGAGCAGAGTGACCTGTCTGATTTTTACGACTGCCCACATGCTCCCAAGCAAAAACGGGAGATGAGTCCTGGAGATACGGTAGATAGTTACGGACCCAAACTGCTTTAG
- the ltv1 gene encoding protein LTV1 homolog, whose product MPHKKKKAFINKKSALSFHLVHRSQKDPLAADETAPQHVLLPAARVEMEKRKEEQRNFGVFFDDDYNYLQHLREAPQPAELISAPRVRRDARPKPEEDEEEASIPTASINLPSSVFASEFEEEVGLLNKAAPVSGPRLDMDPDIVAALDEDFDFDDPENILEDDFVVKANDVMGGDDDDDEWEDTDEEDEEQDYDSEGGLSEDEEGGRKEFMFADCETKSRFTEYSLTSSIMRRNEQLTLLDDRFEKFYEQFDDDEIGALDNAELEGYIEPDSKRLEEVIKDYFIQKEKECQKPDQLGPAELPSVKEEDEEEDGDGEVEIETMVIEPPTERWDCETIISTYSNLYNRPKLIQDPPKPKEIRVSAKTGIPLDVLPKRGLTTKQVERMERINDSDLPRASTQPRSREESAEERRDRKQAIKTERKERRSEKKANKLAFKQEKQMQEKQMVHLRANVQGLKLS is encoded by the exons ATG CCTCACAAAAAGAAGAAAGCCTTCATCAATAAGAAGAGCGCATTGTCCTTTCACCTGGTGCACAGAAGTCAGAAAGATCCTCTGGCTGCAGATGAGACAGCTCCTCAACATGTCCTTCTGCCCGCTGCcagg GTGgagatggagaagaggaaggaggaACAGCGTAATTTCGGAGTGTTTTTTGATGATGACTACAATTACCTGCAGCACCTGAGAGAGGCGCCTCAGCCCGCGGAGCTGATCTCTGCTCCTCGCGTCCGCAGAGACGCTCGACCGAAACCTgaagaggatgaagaggaggCCAGCATCCCT ACGGCCTCAATCAACCTGCCCTCGTCTGTGTTCGCGTCTGAGTTTGAAGAGGAAGTTGGTTTATTAAACAAAGCAGCCCCTGTTTCAG GGCCGCGGTTGGATATGGATCCTGACATTGTGGCTGCGCTGGATGAGGACTTTGATTTCGATGACCCGGAGAACATCCTGGAAGATGATTTCGTCGTCAAAGCCAACGACGTCATGGG tggtgatgacgatgatgatgaatgGGAGGACACGGATGAGGAAGACGAGGAACAAGATTATGATTCAGAAGGCGGTCTGTCTGAGGATGAGGAAGGCGGCCGGAAAGAGTTCATGTTTGCCGACTGTGAGACAAAGAGTCGTTTCACTGAGTATTCGCTCACATCTTCCATCATGAGGAGGAACGAGCAGCTGACGCTCCTGGACGACCGCTTCGAGAAG TTTTACGAGCAGTTTGACGATGACGAGATCGGCGCGCTGGACAACGCAGAGCTGGAGGGCTACATCGAACCGGACAGCAAGCGACTGGAGGAGGTCATCAAAGACTACTTcatacagaaagagaaaga atgtcaGAAACCAGATCAGCTGGGTCCTGCAGAGCTGCCCTCTGTGAaagaggaagatgaagaagaggatgGTGATGGAGAGGTGGAGATTGAGACGATGGTCATTGAGCCGCCCACAGAGCGCTGGGACTGTGAGACCATCATCA GTACATACTCCAACCTCTACAACCGGCCCAAACTGATCCAGGACCCCCCAAAG CCCAAGGAGATCCGAGTGTCCGCTAAGACAGGGATTCCTCTGGACGTCCTGCCGAAACGAGGCCTGACAACCAAACAGGTGGAGAGGATGGAGAGGATCAACGACTCGGACCTGCCCCGAGCCTCCACACAGCCCCGCTCACGGGAGGAGAGcgcagaagagaggagagacaggaAACAGGCCATCAAGACGGAGAGGAAg GAGAGGAGGTCAGAGAAGAAAGCAAACAAACTGGCGTTCAAACAAGAGAAGCAGATGCAGGAGAAGCAGATGGTTCATTTAAGAGCAAACGTTCAGGGTCTGAAGCTCTCGTAG
- the capn9 gene encoding calpain-9 has translation MPYSVNLPSGSGQATLVNSTQADGKTFEQLRLECLQKGKLFEDPDFPAVDDSLFFSQRVPVNFEWKRPGEICKDPKFITGGATRTDICQGQLGDCWLLAAIASLTLHEETLKRVVPHDQDFDRGYAGIFHFQFWQHNKWLDVVVDDRLPCVRNKLVFVHSADQTEFWSALLEKAYAKLNGSYESLKGGSTMEAMEDFTGGVGEMYETKNAPTNLFLILKKAVERGSMLGCSIDITSSAESEAQTTTGLVKGHAYSITGVEEVNYRGSKVQLIRVRNPWGQVEWNGPWSDNSREWNAIDSSEKTRLLHNSLDDGEFWIEFGDFKANYDKIEICNLTADSLSDDVRKKWQVNLFEGNWIRGSTAGGCRNYIDTFWTNPQFKLRLDHPDDGDKMCSVIVALLQKNRRRLRKEGLDLETIGFAIYEAPDDQDHQGKDFFRYNGSKARSRSYVNMREVSERFRLPPGNYLLVPTTFQPHHEADFLIRIFSENKAGAIEMGNTIKADLPEPPKPNPPEEETDEEKGLRRLFEQIAGSDKAISARELQHVLNNVLSRRKEVKFDGLTLNTCHSIINLMDADNTGMLEFEEFKVFWDKLKNWIMLFLSYDTDRSGRMSSYELRSALNAAGMNLNNKILQLLGLRFADENFEIDFDDYLTCIVRLENMFRVFLALDKQKKGVISLNMMQFLMLSMNI, from the exons ATGCCCTACAGCGTGAATCTGCCGAGTGGCTCTGGCCAGGCGACCCTAGTGAACAGCACACAGGCGGACGGGAAGACGTTTGAacagctccgcctggagtgtttGCAGAAGGGGAAGCTGTTTGAGGATCCAGATTTCCCAGCCGTGGACGACTCGCTCTTCTTCAGCCAGAGGGTCCCGGTTAACTTTGAGTGGAAGAGGCCGGGG GAAATCTGCAAAGACCCAAAGTTCATCACAGGAGGAGCCACCAGGACAGACATCTGTCAGGGGCAGCTGG GAGACTGCTGGTTGCTGGCAGCGATTGCCTCCCTGACCCTCCATGAGGAAACTCTAAAACGGGTCGTACCTCATGACCAGGACTTTGATCGCGGCTACGCTGGAATCTTCCACTTCCAG TTCTGGCAGCATAATAAATGGCTGGACGTGGTGGTGGACGACAGACTCCCGTGTGTGAGGAACAAGCTGGTGTTCGTCCACTCCGCTGACCAAACTGAGTTCTGGAGTGCACTTCTGGAGAAGGCCTATGCCAA GTTGAATGGCAGCTATGAATCCCTGAAAGGAGGAAGCACCATGGAGGCGATGGAGGACTTCACGGGCGGCGTGGGCGAGATGTACGAGACGAAGAACGCCCCCACaaacctcttcctcatcctcaagAAAGCCGTGGAGAGAGGATCCATGCTCGGCTGCTCCATTGAT ATCACAAGTTCTGCTGAATCTGAAGCTCAAACCACTACCGGTCTGGTTAAAGGCCACGCTTACTCCATCACTGGAGTGGAAGAG GTCAACTACAGAGGATCAAAGGTCCAGCTGATTCGTGTTCGTAACCCCTGGGGTCAGGTGGAGTGGAACGGACCCTGGAGCGACAA TTCCAGGGAATGGAACGCTATCGACAGTTCAGAGAAGACACGGCTGCTGCACAACTCTCTGGATGACGGAGAGTTCTG GATTGAGTTCGGGGACTTCAAAGCCAACTACGATAAAATCGAGATCTGTAACCTGACTGCTGACTCTCTGTCAGACGACGTTAGGAAGAAGTGGCAAGTCAATCTGTTCGAGGGCAACTGGATCAGGGGCTCCACCGCTGGAGGATGCAGGAACTACATCG ACACATTCTGGACAAACCCGCAGTTCAAGCTCCGTCTGGACCATCCAGATGATGGTGACAAGATGTGCAGTGTCATCGTGGCCCTGTTGCAGAAGAACCGCCGTCGGCTCAGGAAAGAGGGGCTTGATTTGGAGACCATCGGCTTTGCCATTTACGAG GCTCCTGATGATCAAGATCACCAGGGGAAGGACTTTTTCCGCTACAACGGCTCTAAAGCGCGGAGCCGTTCTTACGTCAACATGAGGGAGGTGTCCGAGCGCTTCAGACTGCCGCCGGGAAACTACCTGCTGGTGCCCACCACCTTCCAGCCGCACCACGAGGCTGACTTCCTGATCCGGATCTTCTCCGAGAACAAAGCTGGAGCCAT tgagatggGAAACACCATTAAAGCAGATCTGCCAGAG CCACCGAAGCCAAACCCACCTGAGGAGGAGACGGATGAGGAGAAGGGCCTGAGGAGACTGTTCGAACAGATCGCCGGATCG GATAAAGCCATCAGTGCCAGagaactgcagcatgtgctgaACAATGTTCTGAGCAGAA GGAAAGAGGTGAAGTTTGATGGCTTGACCCTCAATACCTGCCACAGCATCATCAACCTGATGGAT GCGGATAACACCGGAATGCTGGAATTCGAGGAGTTCAAAGTCTTCTGGGATAAGCTGAAGAACTGGATC ATGCTGTTCCTGTCTTACGATACGGACCGTTCTGGACGCATGTCATCCTACGAGCTGCGCAGTGCTCTTAATGCTGCAG GCATGAATTTGAACAATAAGATTTTGCAGTTGCTGGGTCTACGGTTTGCAGATGAAAATTTTGAGATTGATTTTGATGATTACCTGACATGCATCGTGCGTCTGGAGAACATGTTCA GAGTCTTCCTGGCCTTAGATAAGCAAAAGAAAGGAGTGATCAGTCTGAACATGATGCAG TTCCTGATGTTGTCCATGAACATATGA
- the nup133 gene encoding LOW QUALITY PROTEIN: nuclear pore complex protein Nup133 (The sequence of the model RefSeq protein was modified relative to this genomic sequence to represent the inferred CDS: inserted 5 bases in 3 codons) encodes MRADCLKGTQSNYSEIKKGVNVSYLDMQYSRAGLVVLAVAWXYFCLVTLAESTAPSPDLLTVEVTKYNPPFQSEEELQKTRVVLPDPSSPAVFLYNEELVFACSTGAGRGGHVEEKISFSSCAGDRIRGGEVCAGLSVFFSQNSGLVAVLARESASLLPETMEDSLCTSVAGPGPEGTPLETPPKIDTVAQEDRTKLLKQAFLQFCRHDPVGAQSMVDELFPSDGERGAELDAVVTQIDLDLVDDFPACDPRWAESVPDEGAGFTLTSLILLHQLEDKMKAHRCLMDFLLQXFLIRDTSYETLCHPPHSLQQCLFLSALKKSDTDIPSNLTPADVFFREVSRISSIFECLLDEEEKALKQHSDASMWAEVVLNVNDIVKDMLQAAAQYRETKASLYRAPENCSPEPEYIPWTDIVDQERFLLHQETLPKPXSMPLLSPRNLIEPYICRENRGANEYDFKKALDLLEYLEEEDTVDIDALKREIFSKALKKDWKESWASSDDNDDPLEAARDSTFIRILQQLIQEGVSLQSYLPDVKDLLQQEELESLKSKWYFEFLLRANYEHYLKAHI; translated from the exons ATGAGAGCAGATTGCTTAAAGGG GACTCAAAGTAACTACTCTGAGATCAAGAAAGGAGTGAATGTGTCTTATCTGGACATGCAGTACAGCAG agCGGGGCTGGTGGTGTTGGCAGTGGCGT CATATTTCTGCCTGGTCACTCTTGCAGAAAGCACAGCGCCGTCCCCAGACCTGCTCACTGTGGAGGTCACCAAATACAACCCGCCCTTCCAG AGTGAGGAGGAGCTGCAGAAGACGCGTGTGGTGTTGCCCGATCCGTCGAGTCCTGCTGTGTTCCTCTATAACGAGGAGCTGGTGTTCGCCTGCAGCACTGGAGCTGGACGCGGAGGACACGTGGAGGAGAAGATCTCCTTCAGCTCTTGTGCAGGGGACCGTATCCGAGGCGGTGAGGTTTGTGCCGGTCTGTCTGTGTTCTTCTCTCAGAACAGCGGGCTGGTTGCTGTTTTAGCGAGAGAAAGTGCTTCCCTGCTGCCTGAGACCATGGAGGACTCGCTCTGCACCTCAGTGGCTGGACCTGGACCTGAG GGTACCCCGTTAGAGACACCACCTAAAATTGACACGGTGGCCCAGGAGGACCGAACTAAGCTGCTGAAGCAAGCGTTCCTGCAGTTCTGCC gTCATGATCCGGTCGGAGCTCAGAGCATGGTGGACGAGCTCTTCCCCAGCGACGGAGAGCGAGGTGCAGAGCTGGATGCTGTCGTGACACAGATTGACCTGGATCTGGTGGACGACTTCCCTGCATGTGACCCACGCTGGGCCGAGTCTGTCCCTGACG AGGGCGCTGGATTCACACTGACGTCACTGATCCTGCTGCATCAGTTGGAGGATAAGATGAAAGCTCACCGCTGCCTCATGGACTTCCTGCTTCA GTTCCTCATCAGAGACACAAGCTATGAGACACTCTGTCATCCTCCTCACAGTCTTCAGCAATGCCTTTTCTTGTCAGCGCTGAAGAAGAGCGACACCGACATACCGTCCAACCTCACGCCTGCAGACGTGTTCTTCAGAGAG GTGTCTCGGATCTCCTCCATCTTTGAGTGTCTGTTGGATGAGGAggaaaaagctttaaaacagcatTCGGATGCCTCCATGTGGGCCGAGGTGGTGCTCAACGTCAATGACATTGTCAAG GATATGCTTCAAGCAGCAGCACAGTACCGAGAGACCAAAGCATCTCTGTACAGAGCCCCAGAGAACTGCAGCCCGGAGCCAGAGTACATCCCATGGACAG ATATAGTGGATCAGGAGCGGTTTCTGCTTCATCAGGAGACTCTTCCTAAACC CAGCATGCCTTTACTGAGCCCTCGGAACCTCATCGAA CCGTACATCTGCAGGGAGAACCGTGGAGCCAACGAGTACGACTTTAAGAAAGCTCTCGATCTGCTGGAGTACTTGGAGGAG GAGGACACGGTTGATATTGATGCCCTTAAACGAGAGATCTTCAGTAAAGCCTTGAAGAAAGACTGGAAGGAGAG TTGGGCATCGTCTGATGATAACGACGATCCTCTAGAAGCAGCCAGAGACAGCACTTTCATCAGGATCCTACAGCAACTCATTCAGGAAG GTGTGTCTCTGCAGTCGTACCTGCCTGACGTGAAGGATCTTCTTCAGCAAGAAGAGCTGGAGAGTCTCAAATCAAAATGGTACTTTGAGTTCCTCCTGCGAGCCAACTATGAGCACTACCTGAAAGCTCATATATGA